In Plasmodium knowlesi strain H genome assembly, chromosome: 7, one DNA window encodes the following:
- a CDS encoding TFIIH basal transcription factor complex helicase XPD subunit, putative — protein sequence MVVFHLDDLEVFFPYDYIYPEQYAYMRYLKKTLDSEGHCVLEMPTGTGKTVAIFSLITSYQYKKNDDGKFIFCTRTVAEMEKSLIELKKVIQYRVDTLRKRAQGSVEETGGGKVQVQSTANTTTTQPTNNQHRTDNANNGNANANNGNANANNGNANANNGNANSGAPPGDILAIGISARRCMCVNERVLEKHEREKIDEECRKLTATFVREKKYINQKINQMGTAHRDRDRISEFIVKNRQHIDIEDYFDIYNTRNSMEEYSEIGLCGYYENYKKEFLFDFIEPGVYTIEDLKVICKGYKNEKNENIPMCPYFCAKKIIEVAKVIVLNYQYIIDPKVSKSLFIGRDMNNRVNLYKKDIIVFDEAHNIDSVCLEALSVNIDRNILNKATGNIKKLLEKIETSKIMNEEKLREDCRRILQELRAQGGEQAQRGGGGKTYEGGGGKTGAEEGGKTGAEGGGKTGAEGQVYFDEDLNLIFPRVTNPLGVEDHPSSLGDTSLDEKKAKEDNLIDGLAKLLGQSKRNLISTGKNDESVVSSLFSEDTKEALTNAPSNGVDDPTDLHYSPILMEDIVRNAVIPGHIRKSEHFLNLMRIVVMYLKKYVNIYEITSEGPLSFLYKCERETKLDTSFFKFCFDRLKSILNSLQIVNVDEYSALNIVCNFCTLLGSYFQGFIIICEPYPEATGIYDPVIQFACLDSSIAMKSVINKYKSVVLTSGTITPLELYPKLLNFKTVLTASFPISFDRNCVCPLIVTKSSDLVPLSSQFSLRSDITVIKNYGMLLVEMCKTIPDGIVAYFPSYIYMEEVISSWYELGIITSILEYKLIFIETKDIVSTTIALHNFKRACDLGKGAIFLSICRGKIAEGIDFDKHYGKCVILFGIPYQYTLSRILKARLDFLKETYNIQENEFLTFDAMRQASQCVGRIIRNKKDYGIMIFADIRYARNDKKSKLPPWIIKCMDISNVNLTVSTAVNISRKFLLNMSQEYKETGQTKLSQDIICNQPKCWSLVKSVLNMDDFI from the coding sequence ATGGTGGTCTTTCATCTGGACGACCTCGAggttttcttcccttatgATTACATATACCCGGAGCAGTATGCCTACATGCGTTACTTGAAGAAGACCCTAGATAGTGAGGGTCACTGCGTATTGGAGATGCCCACAGGTACGGGGAAAACGGtggctattttttctctcataaCATCGTATCAATATAAGAAGAATGATGATGGGAAGTTCATTTTCTGCACGCGCACGGTGGCAGAGATGGAGAAGTCGCTGATCGAGTTGAAGAAGGTGATTCAGTATAGAGTGGATACGTTACGGAAACGTGCCCAGGGGAGCGTGGAGGAAACCGGTGGGGGGAAGGTACAGGTGCAAAGCACGGCCAACACAACCACTACACAACCAACAAACAACCAGCACAGAACTGACAACGCTAACAACGGAAATGCCAACGCTAACAACGGTAATGCCAACGCTAACAACGGCAATGCCAACGCTAACAACGGCAATGCCAATAGTGGAGCACCCCCCGGAGATATACTGGCCATAGGAATTAGCGCGCGGAGGTGCATGTGCGTGAACGAACGAGTCTTAGAGAAGCACGAGCGAGAGAAGATAGACGAGGAGTGTCGAAAGTTGACTGCGACCTTTGTCCGGGAGAAGAAGTACATTAACCAGAAGATAAACCAAATGGGGACTGCACATAGAGATAGGGACCGAATCTCAGAATTCATCGTAAAGAACAGGCAACACATAGATATAGAGGATTATTTCGACATATATAACACAAGGAATTCCATGGAAGAGTACAGTGAGATAGGTTTGTGTGGTTATTACGAGAACTACAAGAAGGAGTTTCTCTTTGACTTCATCGAGCCGGGCGTGTACACTATAGAGGATCTGAAGGTGATCTGCAAgggttacaaaaatgaaaaaaatgaaaacattcCCATGTGCCCCTATTTTTGCGCAAAGAAAATTATCGAGGTGGCCAAAGTGATAGTGTTAAATTATCAATACATAATCGATCCTAAGGTGTCCAAATCGCTATTTATTGGAAGAGACATGAATAACCGAGTGAATCTTTACAAGAAGGATATCATTGTTTTTGATGAGGCACACAACATTGATAGTGTCTGCCTGGAGGCACTCAGCGTAAACATCGATAGGAACATTTTAAACAAAGCCACCGGCAATATTAAGAAGTTGCTTGAAAAAATTGAGACatcaaaaattatgaacgaGGAGAAGCTGAGGGAGGATTGCCGTCGGATTTTGCAGGAGCTGCGGGCGCAGGGTGGCGAACAAGCGCAACGGGGGGGAGGAGGCAAGACCTACGAAGGGGGAGGAGGCAAGACAGGCGCAGAGGAGGGAGGTAAGACAGGCGCAGAGGGAGGAGGCAAGACAGGCGCAGAGGGACAGGTCTACTTTGATGAAGACctgaatttaatttttcctagGGTGACGAATCCCCTTGGAGTGGAAGATCATCCATCATCCTTAGGTGATACCTCCTTGGATGAGAAGAAGGCAAAGGAAGACAATCTAATTGATGGGTTGGCAAAGTTACTGGGTCAGTCAAAAAGAAACCTAATCTCAACGggtaaaaatgatgaaagtGTAGTTAGTAGTTTATTCTCCGAGGATACCAAAGAAGCCTTGACTAATGCTCCTAGTAATGGAGTAGATGATCCAACGGATTTGCATTACAGTCCCATCCTAATGGAAGATATTGTAAGGAATGCGGTAATTCCCGGTCACATAAGGAAATCGGAGCATTTTCTAAATTTAATGAGAATAGTTGTAATGTATCTAAAGAAATATGTTAACATCTATGAAATAACATCAGAAGgacccctttcctttttatataaatgtgAACGGGAAACCAAACTGGAtacatcattttttaagtTCTGTTTCGATCGCTTGAAATCTATATTGAATTCACTGCAGATAGTTAACGTAGATGAATATTCTGCATTAAATATCGTATGCAATTTCTGTACCCTGTTGGGGAGTTACTTTCAAGGGTTTATCATTATATGTGAACCTTACCCAGAAGCTACAGGTATCTATGATCCAGTAATCCAATTCGCTTGTCTAGATTCGTCCATAGCAATGAAATCGGTGATTAACAAATATAAATCGGTTGTTCTAACAAGTGGAACAATAACACCTTTAGAATTATACCCTAAGCTGCTAAACTTCAAGACAGTGTTGACAGCGTCCTTTCCAATATCCTTTGATAGAAATTGTGTGTGTCCACTTATTGTTACTAAAAGTTCTGATCTGGTACCATTATCTTCTCAGTTTTCTCTACGGAGTGACATAACGGTTATAAAGAACTACGGTATGCTGTTGGTGGAAATGTGTAAAACAATACCCGATGGAATAGTTGCTTACTTCCCTTCGTACATCTACATGGAGGAAGTAATTTCCTCTTGGTACGAACTGGGTATCATCACAAGTATTCTCGAATATAAATTAATATTTATTGAGACCAAGGATATCGTGTCCACAACAATTGCTCTCCATAACTTTAAGAGAGCATGTGATTTAGGAAAAGgggctatttttttatccatcTGTCGTGGAAAAATTGCCGAGGGAATTGATTTTGATAAGCATTACGGTAAATGCGTCATTCTCTTTGGTATTCCCTACCAGTATACCCTCTCCAGGATCCTTAAAGCCAGActagattttttaaaagaaacaTATAATATTCAGGAGAATGAGTTTTTAACGTTCGACGCGATGCGACAGGCTTCTCAATGCGTCGGGCGGATCATACGAAATAAGAAGGACTATGGGATTATGATATTTGCGGATATTCGATATGCGCGTAATGACAAGAAGAGCAAACTGCCCCCCTGGATCATCAAGTGCATGGACATATCCAACGTGAACCTCACTGTTAGCACAGCAGTTAACATCTCCCGCAAGTTCCTTCTTAACATGTCACAGGAATATAAGGAAACGGGCCAGACCAAACTTTCCCAGGATATCATTTGTAACCAACCCAAGTGTTGGTCTCTTGTCAAATCGGTGCTGAACATGGATGACTTTATCTGA
- a CDS encoding ATP synthase-associated protein, putative translates to MPNELPRLRALFTNWVRNSAMSMRRPSVQGNKCVQMREITQNARGKGTSATAAAGGTMLLISPIMFEAKHKEEENNPKTEYIFMAGKTIDFLTQKIFENEFGTSILYLTFFVAYLALLAHDNKVNLLVQKLKFKYANNMFSIGHPNYAKYLNKLRTPRKGT, encoded by the coding sequence ATGCCAAACGAATTGCCGCGCCTGCGTGCTCTCTTCACCAATTGGGTGAGGAATAGCGCGATGAGTATGAGGAGGCCATCAGTGCAAGGGAATAAATGCGTGCAGATGAGGGAAATAACACAAAACGCAAGGGGCAAGGGTACATCCGCAACGGCAGCTGCAGGAGGGACGATGCTACTCATCTCCCCTATCATGTTTGAAGCAAAAcacaaagaggaagaaaataatccaAAGACAGAGTACATATTCATGGCAGGAAAGACGATCGACTTTTTAACTCAGaaaattttcgaaaatgAATTCGGTACATCCATTCTTTACTTAACGTTCTTCGTTGCCTATCTGGCTCTGCTTGCACACGATAATAAAGTTAACCTCCTGGTGCAGAAGCTAAAGTTCAAATACGCCAATAACATGTTTAGCATTGGCCACCCCAATTATGCTAAATACTTAAACAAGCTGAGAACCCCTCGGAAGGGCACCTAG
- a CDS encoding AP2 domain transcription factor, putative, which yields MIKLGNLACQLLTRGDGFKLGGRLCVSRKVCTLSVARLSKHPYKPKTKEVIHPHMTPPEFLSPSDCFEAKTNELQQYLPSNYYRTKWIESLRAGENLGSDYPWNLLPNWKYWKKRKYNVVYEEIPWFVSKVKGVSYYHRLNVWMVQWVEDGVHRIRRFRCAFGVLQAKLAAEQFRRNLEESGRVDNRKSERQLRMDYIQKRDERLLRKKRYSKISKGQF from the coding sequence atgatcaAGCTGGGTAACCTTGCTTGTCAGCTCCTAACACGGGGAGATGGCTTCAAACTGGGGGGGCGACTCTGTGTCAGTAGGAAGGTGTGTACCTTGTCAGTAGCGCGCCTCTCGAAACATCCCTACAAGCCGAAGACGAAGGAGGTTATCCACCCACACATGACGCCACCGGAATTTCTTTCCCCATCGGATTGTTTTGAAGCCAAGACGAATGAACTCCAGCAGTACCTACCAAGCAATTATTATCGAACCAAATGGATAGAGTCACTAAGGGCAGGGGAGAACTTGGGAAGTGATTACCCGTGGAACTTATTGCCCAACTGGAAGTATTGGAAGAAACGAAAGTACAATGTTGTGTATGAGGAAATCCCCTGGTTTGTGTCGAAGGTGAAGGGTGTTTCGTATTACCATCGGCTGAACGTATGGATGGTGCAGTGGGTCGAGGACGGGGTGCACCGCATTCGTCGTTTTCGGTGTGCGTTTGGAGTTCTTCAAGCGAAGTTGGCGGCCGAGCAGTTTAGGAGGAATTTGGAGGAGTCGGGCCGCGTGGACAACCGCAAGTCGGAGCGCCAACTGCGCATGGACTACATTCAGAAGCGGGACGAACGCCTGCTGCGGAAGAAGCGATACTCCAAAATTTCCAAGGGTCAGTTTTAG
- a CDS encoding V-type proton ATPase subunit E, putative produces MALDDNEAQKQIQQMVNFILNEAKDKAHEIEAKALEDFNIEKLRIVQKMKEKIRLEFQKKSKQMEIKRSISRSSAINKARLKKMCAKDQVFKEIYKISSERLGELYKDKDKYRNLIIDLIVQSLFYMQEPHVIVRCRNVDKSIVENCLNDAVQKYNDKLKKKFNVTKSVKIEVDKSGNYLPPPPSSDNEGNSCLGGIILTTPNRKINCDNTLDVRLKLAIEYCTPEIKRMFFETL; encoded by the exons ATGGCACTG GACGACAACGAGGCGCAGAAGCAAATCCAGCAGATGGTGAACTTCATCCTTAACGAGGCCAAGGACAAGGCACACGAAATCGAGGCCAAGGCACTGGAAGACTTCAACATAGAGAAGCTACGTATtgttcaaaaaatgaaagaaaaaataagattGGAATTCCAGAAGAAGTCCAAAcagatggaaataaaaaggtccATCAGTAGATCCTCCGCCATCAACAAAGctcgtttaaaaaaaatgtgtgccaAGGATCAAGTCTTcaaggaaatatataaaataagcaGTGAACGACTGGGGGAATTGTACAAGGATAAGGACAAATACAGGAATTTGATCATCGACCTCATTGTCCAGTCACTCTTCTACATGCAGGAACCCCATGTCATAGTCCGCTGCAGGAATGTAGATAAGTCCATCGTAGAAAACTGCCTTAATGATGctgtacaaaaatataatgatAAGTTGAAGAAGAAGTTCAACGTTACCAAGAGTGTTAAAATTGAAGTCGATAAGAGTGGGAACTATTTGCCTCCTCCTCCCTCCAGTGATAATGAGGGCAACTCCTGCCTCGGTGGAATAATCCTCACCACCCCTAATAGGAAAATAAACTGTGATAATACTCTCGATGTCCGTTTGAAGCTTGCCATTGAGTACTGCACACCCGAAATTAAACGCATGTTTTTTGAGACACTCTGA
- a CDS encoding UBX domain-containing protein, putative, translating to MEERVKMFMEVTNLSDQEEAESILKTCEGNLEEAISTYLGQVDFERIDEDHPGNGSMRNRRNSRYGTRGTTRQPMERNEMCQRNEEKIERANLFYLLNQLGSLICPIVKSVYSLLSACLKLVSTYVVNSPENETFTTYYEEKFGKRHANFFKGSLSEAIKVSKQEEKLLLVYLHIENNDSSYFCESIFTNEDIKSFFDNCCVLFAQDITKGDIRELSNVLNVFMLPQISIIQTSNVKVYEELSIIYGTPSVSHILKSVAQCIEQMNSKKANQDRVQNKTYTDRLIREEQDREYMEAVKKDQLKVQERKKKEEEKMKKVLQKKNMKKKRREMANKFPLPIKDNEKVTKICIRLPNGMKIQDTFSLNHTLQDVYEWAECSEFLVQNPSIGKGEIIIPFKFELICGHTKAVLQRARNALGEFDLYPNAVLNMKSLDSSDEE from the exons ATGGAGGAGCGGGTGAAGATGTTCATGGAGGTGACCAATTTATCGGATCAGGAAGAGGCAGAGTCCATTTTGAAGACCTGTGAGGGAAATCTGGAG GAGGCGATATCGACGTACTTGGGGCAGGTTGACTTTGAGAGGATAGATGAG GACCACCCCGGAAATGGATCTATGAGAAACCGTAGGAACAGCCGCTACGGGACCAGAGGAACGACAAGGCAACCGatggaaagaaatgaaatgTGCCAACGGAACGAAGAGAAAATAGAGAGAGCCAATTTGTTTTACCTATTAAACCAACTGGGGTCGTTGATATGCCCCATTGTAAAAAGCGTGTACAGTCTTTTGTCCGCTTGCCTGAAATTGGTAAGTACATATGTTGTAAATTCTCCTGAGAACGAAACCTTCACAACGTATTACGAGGAGAAGTTCGGGAAGAGAcatgctaatttttttaaaggaagtTTAAGTGAAGCCATCAAGGTGTCGAAGCAGGAGGAAAAGTTACTGCTCGTTTATCTACACATTGAAAATAACGATAGCTCCTATTTCTGTGAATCCATTTTTACGAATGAAGATATAAAATCCTTTTTCGATAATTGTTGTGTTCTGTTTGCACAAGACATTACCAAGGGGGATATACGGGAGTTAAGTAACGTGTTGAACGTTTTTATGCTACCTCAGATTAGCATTATCCAGACGAGTAATGTAAAGGTGTATGAGGAGTTGTCCATTATTTACGGAACCCCGTCCGTTAGCCATATTTTAAAATCTGTAGCGCAGTGCATTGAGCAAATGAACTCTAAGAAGGCAAACCAAGATAGAGTACAAAATAAAACGTACACAGATAGACTCATTCGGGAGGAGCAGGACAGGGAATACATGGAGGCTGTGAAGAAGGATCAACTGAAGGTccaagaaaggaagaagaaggaggaggaaaaaatgaaaaaggtacttcaaaagaaaaatatgaaaaagaagcGAAGGGAGATGGCCAATAAATTCCCCTTACCAATTAAGGATAATGAGAAGgtaacaaaaatatgtattCGTTTACCGAACGGGATGAAAATACAAGACACCTTCAGCTTGAATCATACCCTGCAGGATGTGTATGAGTGGGCCGAGTGCTCCGAATTCTTAGTACAGAACCCCTCCATTGGAAAGGGGGAGATAATTATTCCCTTCAAATTTGAGTTGATATGCGGGCACACCAAGGCTGTCCTGCAGCGCGCGCGGAACGCTCTTGGGGAATTTGACCTCTACCCTAATGCAGTGCTCAACATGAAGTCACTTGATTCGTCTGATGAGGAGTAA
- a CDS encoding cAMP-dependent protein kinase catalytic subunit, putative — MIQFLKNLHLHKKKDSASTKEPKRENKMKYEDFNFIRTLGTGSFGRVILARYKNEDFPPVAIKRFEKSKIIKQKQVDHVFSERKILNYIKHPFCVNLYGSFKDESYLYLVLEFVIGGEFFTFLRRNKRFPNDVGCFYAAQIVLIFEYLQSLNIVYRDLKPENLLLDKDGFIKMTDFGFAKVVDTRTYTLCGTPEYIAPEILLNVGHGKAADWWTLGIFIYEMLVGCPPFYANEPLLIYQKILEGIIYFPKFLDTNCKHLMKKLLSHDLTKRYGNLKKGAQNVKEHPWFGNIDWVSLLHKNVEVPYKPKYKNVFDTSNFERVQEDLTIADKITNENDPFFDW, encoded by the exons ATGATTCAGTTTTTGAAAAACCTTCATCTGCACAAGAAGAAGGACAGTGCAAGTACTAAAGAGCCGAAGAGggagaataaaatgaaatatgaGGATTTCAACTTCATTCGAACACTTGGCACAG GCTCCTTCGGAAGAGTGATTCTGGCGAGGTACAAGAATGAGGATTTCCCCCCGGTGGCTATCAAGAGATTTGAGAAGAGTAAAATAATCAAACAGAAGCAAGTAGACCATGTCTTTTCGGAGAGGAAGATTCTGAACTACATCAAGCACCCGTTCTGT GTTAACTTATATGGGTCCTTCAAGGACGAGTCGTACCTATACCTTGTGTTGGAGTTCGTAATTGGGGGAGAGTTTTTTACCTTTCTGCGAAGAAACAAGCGCTTTCCTAACGACGTGGGGTGTTTTTACGCGGCACAGATCGTGTTGATATTTGAATACCTCCAAAGTTTAAATATAGTCTACAG AGACCTGAAGCCAGAGAACCTACTGCTCGACAAGGATGGGTTCATAAAAATGACCGACTTCGGATTCGCAAAAGTCGTGGACACGCGAACGTACACCCTGTGCGGGACCCCGGAGTACATTGCGCCGGAAATTCTCCTGAACGTTGGCCATGGCAAGGCG GCCGATTGGTGGACCTTAGGAATCTTCATCTATGAAATGCTGGTTGGTTGCCCCCCTTTCTACGCAAACGAGCCCTTGTTGATTTATCAAAAAATTCTTGAGGGCATCATATACTTCCCGAAATTTCTGGATACAAACTGCAAGCACCTCATGAAGAAACTATTGTCTCATGACTTAACGAAGAGATATGGAAATCTAAAGAAGGGGGCTCAAAATGTGAAGGAGCATCCATGGTTTGGGAATATCGACTGGGTTAGCTTGCTCCACAAGAATGTAGAAGTACCTTATAAGCCAAAGTACAAGAACGTTTTCGACACCTCAAACTTCGAGAGGGTACAGGAGGACTTGACTATTGCAGATAAAATTACGAACGAGAACGATCCCTTCTTTGATTGGTAG
- a CDS encoding U2 small nuclear ribonucleoprotein B'', putative, with product MEAFDIPPNQTLYVNNLEEKINVNDLRDLLFEYFCPYGNVLDIVIKKANQSRGQAFVVFNNIASSTLAYKNLKGKLFLNKQININYAKTKSRIVEKLDGTYKPITNYKSATGHGSRINVFTLFVQNLPNEINKNALEILFNQYPGFCEVRHIPGRNVAFVDFSSYQNGEVAMNGLQNFKVTPQHPIKISWSG from the coding sequence ATGGAGGCCTTTGACATTCCACCGAATCAGACATTGTATGTGAACAAcctggaggagaaaataaatgtaaacgATTTAAGGGATCTGTTGTTCGAATATTTCTGTCCCTATGGAAACGTCTTGGACATTGTTATAAAGAAGGCGAACCAGTCAAGAGGGCAAGCCTTCGTCGTCTTCAACAATATCGCATCCTCCACGTTAGCCTACAAAAACTTAAAGGGAAAGTTGTTCCttaacaaacaaataaacatCAACTATGCCAAGACCAAGTCCAGGATCGTAGAaaaactggatggtacgtACAAACCAATTACTAATTACAAATCCGCAACAGGCCACGGAAGTAGGATAAACGTTTTCACGCTGTTTGTCCAAAACCTACCGAacgaaattaataaaaatgctcTGGAAATCCTCTTTAATCAGTACCCTGGTTTTTGCGAGGTGAGACATATCCCCGGCAGAAACGTAGCTTTTGTGGATTTCAGCTCTTACCAGAATGGCGAGGTTGCCATGAACGGTTTGCAGAACTTCAAGGTTACTCCTCAACACCCGATTAAAATTTCATGGTCTGGCTGA
- a CDS encoding protein kish, putative, translating into MSALFNLESMITVIILCICTCTYLKPRFPNIFDNKKNGFLGTLGKFAVIGDRLSLYVSLACVILAFVNLFLR; encoded by the coding sequence ATGTCGGCGCTCTTTAATTTGGAGTCCATGATCACCGTTATCATTCTCTGCATTTGCACATGTACCTACCTCAAGCCGCGTTTCCCTAACATCTTCGACAACAAGAAAAACGGATTCCTAGGCACACTTGGCAAATTCGCAGTCATCGGGGATCGTCTGTCCTTATACGTGTCCCTTGCCTGCGTCATTCTGGCCTTCGTTAACCTATTTCTGCGCTAG